One window of the Trifolium pratense cultivar HEN17-A07 linkage group LG2, ARS_RC_1.1, whole genome shotgun sequence genome contains the following:
- the LOC123908610 gene encoding uncharacterized protein LOC123908610: MALNISLRSLIIVAIVFFVAVQGTLGSIECENLNQDTCAYAVSSEGKRCVLEKHVKRSGEEKYTCRTSEIEADKLKDHIETDECIKSCGLDRKSFGISSDSLLESSFTQNLCSPQCYKSCPNIVDLYFNLAAGEGVFLPKLCEAQGNNARRQMAEIKSSGIVAPGPFHSTQFIATSPQSSEGVKLTAEPPVTPALPPF; encoded by the exons ATGGCCCTAAACATTAGCTTGAGAAGTTTGATAATAGTTGCCATTGTATTTTTTGTTGCCGTGCAAGGAACTCTTG GAAGCATAGAATGTGAGAATTTGAACCAAGACACATGTGCATATGCAGTCTCATCAGAAGGAAAACGTTGTGTGCTTGAAAAGCATGTAAAAAGGAGTGGTGAAGAAAAATATACATGTAGAACATCAGAGATTGAAGCTGATAAATTAAAGGACCATATTGAAACTGATGAATGCATCAAGTCATGTGGGTTGGATAGAAAATCTTTTGGAATTTCATCTGATTCTCTTCTTGAATCTAGTTTCACACAAAATCTTTGTTCTCCTCAGTGTTACAAAAGTTGTCCCAATATTGTTGATCTCTACTTTAACCTTGCTGCTGGTGAAG GTGTGTTTCTTCCCAAGTTATGTGAAGCTCAAGGTAACAATGCTCGTAGACAAATGGCTGAGATCAAAAGCTCTGGCATTGTTGCACCAGGACCATTCCACTCTACTCAATTCATAGCTACTTCTCCACAATCTTCTGAAGGTGTAAAACTCACAGCTGAACCTCCAGTTACACCAGCACTGCCACCATTCTAA